A DNA window from Paraburkholderia hospita contains the following coding sequences:
- a CDS encoding response regulator transcription factor, with product MKILLVEDNQQVGGFLKKGLLETGHVVDWADNSRDGMALAIGETYDAIVLDRMLPGGIDGLSIVAALRASGNKVPVLILSALDEVDERIRGLKAGGDDYVAKPFSFGEVVARLEALARRSQDNHFETALKVGDLCIDLLSRRVTRGGKAIVLKPREFKLLEYLMRHAEQVVTRTMLLENIWEYHFDPQTNVIDVHVSKLRQKIDTGFERSLLRTIRNAGYMLTAAA from the coding sequence ATGAAAATTCTCCTGGTCGAAGACAATCAGCAGGTGGGCGGATTTCTGAAGAAGGGCCTGCTCGAAACCGGCCATGTCGTAGACTGGGCCGACAATAGCCGCGACGGCATGGCGCTCGCGATCGGGGAAACCTACGACGCAATCGTGCTCGACCGCATGCTGCCCGGCGGCATCGACGGACTGAGCATCGTCGCTGCGTTGCGCGCGTCGGGCAACAAGGTCCCCGTTCTCATTCTGAGCGCGCTCGACGAAGTCGACGAACGCATCCGCGGACTAAAGGCAGGCGGCGACGATTACGTGGCCAAGCCGTTTTCCTTCGGCGAAGTGGTGGCGCGTCTTGAGGCGCTCGCGCGCCGCTCGCAGGACAATCACTTCGAAACAGCGCTTAAGGTCGGCGACCTGTGCATCGACCTGCTGTCACGCAGGGTCACGCGCGGCGGCAAGGCGATCGTCCTGAAGCCGCGCGAATTCAAACTGCTCGAATATCTGATGCGTCACGCGGAGCAGGTCGTCACGCGCACGATGCTGCTCGAAAACATCTGGGAATACCATTTCGATCCGCAAACGAACGTCATCGACGTGCATGTGAGCAAGCTGCGTCAGAAGATCGATACGGGTTTCGAGCGGTCCTTGCTCCGCACGATTCGCAACGCAGGCTACATGCTCACTGCCGCCGCCTGA
- a CDS encoding ATP-binding protein: protein MEMPCMSPNGSASRSSVIPLGQFELDLGVRALCKDGHEVPLGSRAFDILKAIVLAGGRIVTKDELMETVWPGLVVEESNIHVHLSAVRKALGDHRELIDTVPGRGYRFMTRKRDASCARSAEHRAGPTRVADATDASSATHPLPRRRSLLGRDAAVEEIDNRFALTRIVTLTGPGGVGKTCLAIELAHCKTGDSSFDVVFVDLSQCDSASAIPHALDDKAATHGGETKCGPSQASTHSPSVRTLLVLDNAEHLIDDVAHIVEGLMAEHDSLHVLVTSRERLRIATETVYRVEPLALPQAVESRDRLVQSPAVRLFLERASLCGMRIDDDNELQLVAEICRRLDGLPLAIELAVGRASVFGLEGVRQRLEERFLLLADGYRTAQPRHRTLHAAFDWSFVRLSPCEQAVYLRVARFTRFFTIDAVFAVACDNEIDRASALDCLAQLIEKSLLDVSFNGAMAKYRLSESARAYALKQQLERDGESREVARRHAQYVCALLARTSCEDALADARVAFEWAFSPSGEPKIGIDLAAVLVPALLRRGLTDECARRAAVVISTLEPMTRSARNLKYPDTVWNAQSLAVSAPC from the coding sequence ATGGAAATGCCATGTATGTCGCCGAATGGGAGCGCGTCCAGAAGCTCCGTCATCCCGCTCGGCCAGTTCGAGCTCGACCTCGGGGTTCGCGCGTTGTGCAAGGATGGCCATGAAGTGCCGTTGGGCTCGCGGGCCTTCGACATTCTAAAGGCCATCGTTCTGGCGGGCGGACGCATCGTGACGAAGGACGAGCTGATGGAAACCGTCTGGCCCGGCCTGGTCGTCGAGGAGAGCAATATACACGTTCACCTCAGCGCTGTCCGCAAAGCACTCGGCGACCACCGTGAGTTGATCGACACCGTGCCCGGACGCGGCTACCGGTTCATGACGCGCAAACGCGATGCATCGTGCGCCCGTTCAGCGGAACACCGTGCCGGGCCCACGCGGGTTGCGGACGCAACGGACGCCAGTTCTGCGACACACCCGTTGCCGCGACGACGGTCGCTGCTCGGACGCGATGCGGCAGTCGAAGAAATCGACAACCGGTTCGCGCTGACGCGCATCGTTACGCTGACGGGGCCGGGCGGTGTCGGCAAGACCTGTCTCGCGATCGAACTTGCGCACTGCAAGACTGGCGATAGCTCATTCGACGTCGTGTTCGTCGATCTGTCGCAATGCGATTCGGCGTCCGCCATCCCGCACGCGCTGGACGACAAGGCAGCAACGCACGGCGGGGAAACGAAGTGCGGCCCATCGCAAGCATCAACGCATTCGCCGAGCGTGCGCACGCTGCTCGTGCTGGACAACGCCGAGCATCTCATCGATGACGTGGCGCACATCGTCGAAGGCCTGATGGCCGAGCATGATTCGCTGCACGTGCTGGTCACGAGCCGGGAACGGCTGCGCATCGCAACGGAAACTGTGTATCGTGTCGAGCCGCTCGCCTTGCCGCAGGCTGTTGAGAGCCGCGACCGGCTGGTTCAGTCGCCCGCCGTGAGACTGTTCCTGGAGCGCGCGAGTCTTTGTGGCATGCGCATCGACGACGACAACGAACTCCAACTGGTTGCTGAGATATGCCGCCGGCTCGATGGGCTTCCACTCGCGATCGAACTCGCGGTCGGCAGGGCTTCTGTGTTCGGTCTCGAAGGCGTGCGGCAACGCCTTGAAGAACGTTTTCTGCTGCTCGCCGATGGCTATCGCACTGCGCAGCCGAGGCATCGCACGCTGCACGCCGCGTTCGACTGGAGCTTCGTGAGACTCAGTCCTTGCGAGCAGGCTGTTTATCTACGCGTCGCGCGCTTCACCCGCTTCTTCACCATCGACGCGGTGTTTGCAGTCGCGTGCGACAACGAAATTGACCGCGCGAGCGCATTGGACTGTCTCGCGCAACTCATCGAGAAGTCGCTGCTCGACGTGAGCTTCAATGGCGCAATGGCGAAGTACCGTTTGTCGGAATCGGCCCGCGCGTATGCGCTGAAGCAGCAGCTCGAACGCGACGGCGAATCGCGCGAAGTCGCGCGACGGCACGCGCAGTATGTCTGCGCTTTGCTCGCGAGAACATCGTGCGAAGATGCACTCGCCGACGCGCGCGTCGCCTTTGAATGGGCTTTCTCGCCATCGGGCGAGCCAAAGATTGGAATCGACCTGGCTGCCGTTCTCGTCCCAGCCCTGCTTCGACGCGGCCTGACGGACGAATGCGCGCGACGCGCAGCTGTCGTTATTTCCACACTCGAACCGATGACGCGAAGCGCACGCAATCTCAAATACCCCGACACCGTCTGGAATGCACAGTCGCTAGCGGTGTCAGCACCTTGTTGA
- a CDS encoding helix-turn-helix transcriptional regulator: protein MFNDNQPCSATAARPKDSLGCLSSQLGKDLELDTGEFKFYRKCTRDGTTSAVNMPASDRGLLVGVSLSSGHSRRIFSGHRSTLHDFEKDSIYIRDFADDYRAELRHGFDFVLMELPQTFMTRACYERSGSGTPRVSSLAGRKDPILGHLAQILSLTLERQSEASPLFVEQLGVMIGTHLIDRYGGASCESKRNSRRLSGMLETRAKDMLLAKAQGNASIEEIANACNLSRSYFIRAFRETTHRTPHQWLLEQRIDRARDLLKHSDYSLTEIAMTCGFSDQSHFTRTFSQLVGMPPGMWRRQTAG, encoded by the coding sequence ATGTTCAACGATAACCAACCTTGCTCCGCGACGGCAGCACGACCGAAAGACTCGCTAGGATGCTTGTCAAGCCAGCTAGGCAAAGATCTCGAACTCGATACGGGTGAGTTCAAGTTCTATCGCAAGTGCACACGAGACGGCACGACAAGCGCGGTTAACATGCCCGCCTCCGATCGAGGCCTGCTTGTCGGCGTGTCGCTTAGCAGCGGCCACAGCCGACGCATTTTTTCCGGCCACAGATCGACATTGCATGATTTCGAAAAAGACTCAATCTACATTCGTGACTTCGCTGATGACTACCGGGCCGAACTGCGCCACGGCTTCGATTTCGTGCTGATGGAATTGCCGCAGACTTTCATGACGAGAGCCTGCTACGAACGAAGCGGATCGGGTACCCCGCGCGTTTCATCGCTTGCCGGCCGCAAAGACCCTATCCTTGGTCACCTTGCGCAGATATTGTCGCTTACGCTGGAACGCCAGAGCGAGGCCAGCCCACTCTTTGTCGAGCAATTGGGCGTGATGATAGGGACGCATCTGATAGATCGGTATGGCGGCGCATCGTGCGAGTCAAAACGCAACAGCCGGCGGCTCTCCGGTATGCTGGAGACGCGGGCCAAAGACATGCTGCTCGCGAAGGCACAAGGCAATGCCTCCATCGAGGAGATCGCGAACGCATGCAATCTGTCGCGTAGTTACTTCATCCGTGCGTTTCGTGAAACTACCCATCGCACGCCTCATCAATGGCTGCTAGAGCAGCGCATAGATCGCGCACGCGATCTATTAAAACACTCAGACTATTCTCTGACAGAAATCGCCATGACATGCGGGTTTTCCGATCAAAGCCACTTCACGCGCACATTTTCGCAGCTGGTGGGGATGCCGCCCGGCATGTGGCGTCGACAGACGGCCGGCTGA